From Cellulophaga lytica DSM 7489, a single genomic window includes:
- a CDS encoding FecR family protein, whose translation MKKEEFIKITEKFAKGTASKKEENIVSTFFDSLQDKEVNTEITNEARKQKMFNAIKAKTVKQSKKTTFVKIAAAIILFISLGTFVIHTITKETIVTYATVKGERKNITLPDGSSIFLNSKSSISYAKEFTNNRNVTLNGEAFFKVTKDSLNPFSVETNTIKTTVLGTSFNISSYPKNNAKVTVNTGKVKVQMITDLSKQLFLTKNQSATYVYGSSNLEKSTSNSNNYNAWTKNTLWFKDNNLKEVSEKLENWFNVKITIKDQDLESLKLTGTYKNPKLIEVLESIKFLKNIEYTITNNQITILKTKKEEMPM comes from the coding sequence TTGAAGAAAGAAGAATTTATAAAAATTACAGAAAAGTTTGCTAAAGGTACAGCATCTAAAAAAGAAGAAAATATTGTTTCTACCTTTTTTGATTCATTACAAGATAAAGAAGTAAACACAGAAATTACTAATGAAGCACGAAAGCAAAAAATGTTTAACGCCATTAAGGCAAAAACCGTTAAGCAGTCTAAAAAAACAACTTTTGTGAAAATTGCTGCTGCAATAATACTATTTATAAGCTTAGGTACATTTGTTATACATACTATTACTAAAGAAACCATAGTAACCTATGCCACAGTAAAAGGAGAACGAAAAAATATAACGCTACCAGATGGAAGTTCTATTTTTCTAAATTCGAAAAGTAGTATTTCTTACGCTAAAGAATTTACAAATAACAGAAATGTAACACTAAATGGTGAAGCATTTTTTAAGGTTACTAAAGACAGCCTAAACCCTTTTAGCGTAGAAACTAATACCATAAAAACTACAGTATTAGGTACATCTTTTAATATAAGCTCCTACCCTAAAAACAATGCTAAAGTAACTGTAAACACAGGAAAGGTAAAGGTACAAATGATTACAGATTTAAGTAAACAACTGTTTTTAACAAAAAATCAAAGCGCTACTTATGTTTATGGTTCTTCTAATTTAGAAAAAAGCACAAGTAACTCTAACAATTACAATGCTTGGACCAAAAATACTTTGTGGTTTAAAGACAATAACCTAAAAGAAGTTTCAGAAAAATTAGAGAACTGGTTTAATGTAAAAATTACAATTAAAGACCAAGATTTAGAATCACTAAAACTTACGGGTACTTATAAAAATCCAAAATTAATTGAGGTATTGGAAAGTATTAAATTCCTAAAAAACATTGAATATACTATTACAAACAACCAAATAACAATTCTAAAAACTAAAAAAGAAGAAATGCCTATGTAA
- a CDS encoding SusC/RagA family TonB-linked outer membrane protein, whose product MKSNLQKKLMKKLKSYIKLYFVISLVLTSNIVLGFNQPEKISVILNKVSLDKVFKAIENKTEYTFVYDNSIVKSTTKKNYNYTNTTLKEILAKLSEEEKIAFKVINKTITVAKKTEQLKTIKGIVIDKDNIPLAGASVLIKGAKTGTTTDFDGKFSLDINVQATTLIVNYMGFESKEITTDNRSFYQIILEENVNALNEVVVTALGIKREEKKLGYAQQTVKGEQLTDARPNNWSDALRGKVPGLNIQSLGGPLNSQEIKLRGDSSLNPGNNAALVVVDGVPVTSGLASTGASNSYMGGDASNDTPVDLGNGISDLNPEDIESVSVLKGAGAAALYGSRAANGVVIITTKSGKKQQGLGITYSSNTKFDVVTRYPDYQYKYGQGSGKGSYLKPDGSTYYTYGASEDGKSTAGSSSAFGPKFEGQYYFQYDPTVEGQSLERQLWQPYKNNRSDFWRVGSTLTQNLAIQGGNDKGSMRASLTHSKNEWIMPNTGFNQLSISVNSKYQITDNVKISSVVNYRDRNSDNLPGTGYNNHSIAYFMIFQNPNVNLDWYRPIWKKDKEGLSMIRPYSSYIDNPYGIAYEVENTLEHDAVTGNIRADINLTPKLDLMLRTSLNSYNKNAEQRRPYDINRYKTGYYKTTSIFKREVNSDFLLTYNNNIKNIDLNASVGANAMVYKYNRLDSWTVGLETPGIYNLVNGTNLFTNEYEGNEKVNSLYGMLSLGFNNKLFLDITGRNDWSSTLPKENWSFFYPSANASILLNEIFTLPVAIDFAKLRFSYAKVGNDAPRYSTKKYFGRSGYEFASSAVAPTTLYNTELKPEQTTSYEAGLDLRLLKNRLSLDAAVYETFTDNQILKVPLAQSSGYSYAWINSGEVRNRGVELSLKATPVKTKNFNWNTTMTWSTNKSKVMSLDDRLEGKLQMMSSSNARLVAKEGESATALYGRGFERNENGDILYTDNGYPIKTDDDIYIGETTPDWRAGFINSFKYKNLRLNMVIDGQYGGVIYSHTHHKLTQQGKLKHTLRGREEGELIGKGVVDNGDGTYRPNTTPLPIAVYYDKHYERVNTEANSFDASFVKLREVSLEYKVPAKFLKSLFISSASCSVYGRNLGVWTDFPIYDPEVAAQAGGTNIFTGVEVGQLPVATEFGFNVKLGL is encoded by the coding sequence ATGAAATCAAATTTACAAAAAAAGCTAATGAAAAAACTCAAATCATATATAAAACTATATTTTGTCATTAGTCTTGTATTAACATCCAACATAGTGTTGGGTTTTAATCAACCAGAAAAAATATCAGTAATTTTAAATAAAGTTAGTTTAGACAAGGTTTTTAAAGCAATAGAAAACAAAACAGAATACACCTTTGTTTATGATAATAGCATTGTTAAATCTACTACCAAAAAAAACTACAATTACACTAATACTACACTTAAAGAAATATTAGCAAAACTTAGTGAAGAAGAAAAAATTGCGTTTAAAGTTATTAATAAGACAATAACTGTTGCTAAAAAAACCGAACAGTTAAAGACAATTAAAGGAATTGTTATTGATAAAGATAACATACCATTAGCTGGAGCAAGTGTGCTTATTAAAGGAGCTAAAACTGGCACAACAACAGATTTTGATGGTAAATTTTCTTTAGACATTAATGTGCAAGCTACCACCCTAATTGTTAATTATATGGGGTTTGAGTCTAAGGAAATTACAACAGATAACCGCTCTTTTTACCAAATAATTTTAGAAGAAAACGTTAATGCCTTAAACGAAGTAGTTGTAACAGCTTTGGGTATTAAAAGAGAAGAAAAAAAATTAGGTTATGCACAACAAACCGTTAAAGGAGAACAATTAACAGACGCACGCCCTAATAACTGGTCTGATGCTTTACGCGGAAAGGTTCCTGGTTTAAATATTCAATCTTTAGGCGGACCATTAAATTCTCAAGAGATAAAGTTAAGAGGAGACAGCTCTTTAAATCCAGGCAACAATGCTGCTTTGGTTGTTGTAGATGGTGTTCCTGTTACTAGTGGTTTAGCATCTACAGGTGCAAGTAATTCCTATATGGGAGGTGATGCATCTAACGATACGCCTGTAGATTTAGGTAACGGAATATCTGACCTTAACCCTGAGGATATAGAAAGTGTATCTGTATTAAAAGGCGCTGGCGCAGCTGCTTTATACGGTTCTAGAGCAGCAAACGGTGTAGTTATCATCACAACAAAATCTGGAAAAAAACAACAAGGCTTAGGAATTACGTATAGTTCTAATACCAAGTTTGATGTAGTTACTAGATACCCAGATTACCAATATAAATATGGACAAGGTAGTGGTAAAGGAAGCTATCTAAAACCAGATGGTAGTACTTACTACACTTACGGAGCTTCTGAAGACGGAAAAAGTACCGCTGGTAGTAGTAGTGCTTTTGGTCCTAAGTTTGAAGGGCAATATTATTTTCAGTACGACCCAACTGTTGAGGGACAATCATTAGAGCGTCAATTGTGGCAACCATACAAAAATAATAGAAGTGATTTTTGGCGTGTAGGTAGCACACTAACTCAAAATTTAGCAATTCAGGGTGGTAATGACAAAGGAAGTATGCGTGCATCTCTTACACATTCTAAAAATGAATGGATTATGCCAAACACTGGTTTTAATCAGCTTTCAATATCTGTAAATAGTAAATACCAAATAACAGATAACGTAAAAATTAGTTCTGTTGTTAATTATAGAGACAGAAATAGTGATAACCTTCCTGGAACTGGTTACAACAACCACTCTATAGCTTATTTTATGATTTTTCAGAATCCTAATGTAAACTTAGATTGGTACAGACCTATTTGGAAAAAAGATAAAGAGGGTTTAAGTATGATAAGACCTTATAGTAGTTATATAGACAACCCTTACGGTATTGCATATGAGGTAGAAAACACATTAGAACATGATGCTGTTACTGGTAACATACGTGCAGATATTAATCTTACTCCTAAGTTAGATTTAATGCTGAGAACCTCTTTAAACTCTTACAACAAAAATGCAGAACAACGTAGACCATATGATATAAACAGGTATAAAACTGGTTATTATAAAACAACTAGTATTTTTAAAAGAGAAGTTAATTCTGATTTTTTACTTACCTATAATAACAATATTAAAAACATAGACTTAAATGCTTCTGTAGGTGCAAATGCAATGGTTTACAAGTACAACAGATTAGATTCTTGGACCGTTGGTTTAGAAACACCTGGCATTTACAACCTTGTTAATGGTACAAACCTTTTTACAAATGAGTATGAAGGAAATGAAAAAGTAAATAGCCTTTACGGAATGTTATCATTAGGCTTTAATAATAAGTTATTTTTAGATATTACCGGACGTAATGACTGGTCTAGTACATTACCAAAAGAAAACTGGTCGTTCTTTTACCCATCTGCAAATGCCAGCATACTTTTAAATGAAATATTTACACTACCAGTTGCTATAGATTTTGCTAAACTTCGTTTTTCTTACGCTAAAGTTGGTAATGATGCACCACGTTATAGCACTAAAAAATACTTTGGCAGAAGCGGTTATGAATTTGCGAGTTCTGCAGTGGCACCTACTACTTTATATAATACAGAATTAAAGCCAGAGCAAACTACAAGTTATGAGGCTGGTTTAGATCTTCGCTTATTAAAAAACAGATTAAGTTTAGATGCTGCTGTTTATGAAACGTTTACAGATAATCAAATTTTAAAAGTTCCATTAGCGCAAAGTAGCGGTTATAGTTACGCTTGGATTAATTCTGGCGAAGTACGCAATAGAGGTGTAGAATTGTCTTTAAAAGCAACTCCTGTAAAAACTAAAAACTTTAACTGGAATACTACAATGACGTGGTCTACTAATAAAAGTAAAGTAATGAGTTTAGATGACAGACTAGAAGGCAAATTACAAATGATGAGCTCTTCTAATGCTAGGCTTGTTGCTAAAGAAGGTGAATCTGCAACAGCTTTATACGGTAGAGGTTTTGAAAGAAATGAAAACGGAGATATTTTATACACAGACAATGGTTACCCTATAAAAACTGATGATGACATTTATATAGGAGAAACTACTCCAGATTGGCGTGCGGGCTTCATTAATTCTTTTAAATACAAAAACCTTAGACTTAATATGGTCATAGATGGCCAATATGGAGGTGTAATTTACTCTCACACACACCATAAATTAACTCAGCAAGGAAAACTAAAACACACTTTACGTGGTCGTGAAGAAGGTGAACTTATAGGCAAGGGTGTTGTAGATAACGGAGATGGTACTTACAGACCAAACACTACTCCTTTACCAATTGCGGTGTATTATGATAAGCATTATGAACGTGTAAATACAGAAGCCAATAGTTTTGATGCTTCTTTTGTAAAGTTAAGAGAGGTTAGTTTAGAATATAAAGTTCCTGCTAAATTTTTAAAATCGCTATTTATATCTAGCGCTAGTTGTTCTGTTTACGGAAGAAACTTGGGCGTATGGACAGACTTTCCTATTTATGATCCAGAAGTTGCTGCACAGGCAGGTGGCACAAATATTTTTACAGGTGTAGAAGTAGGACAATTACCTGTTGCAACAGAATTTGGGTTTAATGTAAAATTAGGATTATAA
- a CDS encoding DUF6146 family protein has translation MKKKIYLVSLLISANLFLNCTSTKETVLISDAEKDVFEQKNGDPVVIADDESEYEITIIDPGFNAWLVSFARPEQYYSQSYLETRNRLYVTEWNQRVTQPFRFNPNLYEMQINYSANIDYGYEVNYKLYNYFIYFQRKYNQRLGHFVPRI, from the coding sequence ATGAAAAAGAAAATTTATTTAGTTAGTTTATTAATTTCCGCTAACCTATTTCTAAATTGTACTAGTACCAAAGAAACTGTATTAATATCTGACGCAGAAAAAGATGTATTTGAACAAAAAAATGGAGACCCTGTTGTTATAGCTGATGATGAGTCTGAGTATGAAATAACAATTATAGACCCAGGTTTTAATGCTTGGCTAGTAAGTTTTGCTAGGCCAGAACAATACTATTCACAGAGTTATTTAGAAACAAGAAACCGTTTATATGTTACAGAATGGAACCAAAGAGTTACACAACCCTTTAGATTTAATCCAAATTTATATGAAATGCAAATTAACTATTCTGCAAACATAGATTATGGTTATGAAGTAAATTATAAACTCTACAATTACTTTATTTATTTTCAAAGAAAATACAATCAACGTCTAGGCCATTTTGTTCCTCGCATATAA
- a CDS encoding NAD(P)-dependent oxidoreductase: protein MKKILANDGISQNGIDALEKAGFKVITTTVAQEQLANYINEHKIAGLIVRSATQVKKDIIDNCPTLELIGRGGVGMDNIDVDYAKEKGLHVINTPSASSASVAELVFAHLYNGVRYLYDANRIMPLEGDSKFKQLKKAYAKGVELRGKTIGIIGFGKIGKATAQIALGVGMKVIYHDTQVDEATVTVPFFDGQTVSFNLKNTPKDTLLKESDFITVHVPAQANYTIADSDFDKMKDGVGIINAARGGALDEVALVDALEENKVAFAGLDVFESEPNPEIRILMHPKISLTPHIGAATNEAQNRIGEELAAQIVSLLK from the coding sequence ATGAAAAAAATATTAGCAAACGACGGTATATCACAAAACGGTATAGACGCATTAGAAAAAGCTGGTTTTAAAGTAATTACCACTACTGTAGCACAAGAACAGCTTGCTAATTATATTAATGAACATAAAATTGCTGGGTTAATAGTACGTAGTGCCACCCAGGTAAAAAAAGATATTATAGACAACTGCCCTACTCTAGAATTAATTGGTCGTGGTGGCGTTGGTATGGATAATATTGATGTAGATTACGCAAAAGAAAAAGGCTTACACGTTATTAATACACCTTCTGCTTCTTCTGCTTCTGTAGCAGAACTTGTATTTGCACATTTATACAATGGTGTACGTTATTTATATGATGCCAATCGTATAATGCCCTTAGAGGGTGATAGCAAGTTTAAACAACTTAAAAAGGCCTACGCTAAAGGTGTAGAACTAAGAGGTAAAACAATAGGTATTATTGGTTTTGGTAAAATTGGTAAAGCTACAGCCCAAATAGCACTTGGTGTTGGCATGAAAGTAATTTACCATGATACGCAGGTAGATGAAGCTACTGTTACAGTGCCTTTTTTTGATGGACAAACAGTTTCCTTTAATTTAAAAAACACACCAAAAGATACACTTTTAAAAGAATCAGATTTTATTACAGTTCATGTTCCTGCACAAGCAAATTACACTATTGCTGATAGTGATTTTGATAAAATGAAAGACGGTGTTGGTATTATAAATGCTGCTCGTGGTGGCGCTTTAGATGAAGTTGCACTTGTAGATGCTTTAGAAGAAAATAAAGTTGCTTTTGCTGGTTTAGATGTATTTGAATCTGAACCTAATCCTGAAATAAGAATATTAATGCACCCTAAAATTTCTTTAACTCCGCATATTGGCGCTGCTACTAATGAAGCTCAAAATAGAATTGGAGAAGAATTAGCTGCTCAAATTGTAAGTTTACTAAAATAA
- a CDS encoding DUF937 domain-containing protein: MSGLLDLLNSPIGSQIIKGVAGQAGESEQKTAGVLSMALPLLMGAMKKNTATPEGAQGLMSALTNKHDGSILDNLGSLFGGGVDDNVMNDGQGILNHVLGAKQPQVENALSQKAGVSSDTVATILKVAAPLLMGVLGKQARNENVVESNGIGNLLGGLLGSDENSNKEQSLIESFLDSDGDGSILDDVAGMVLGGSNKGGGSGIGGLLGGLFGK, from the coding sequence ATGTCAGGATTATTAGACTTATTAAATAGCCCAATTGGCTCGCAAATTATTAAAGGTGTTGCAGGACAGGCTGGAGAATCAGAACAAAAAACAGCAGGTGTACTTAGCATGGCACTACCTTTACTAATGGGTGCAATGAAAAAAAACACAGCTACTCCAGAAGGTGCGCAAGGACTTATGAGTGCTTTAACAAATAAACATGATGGTAGTATTTTAGACAACCTTGGAAGTTTATTTGGTGGCGGTGTAGATGACAATGTAATGAACGACGGTCAAGGAATACTTAACCACGTATTAGGAGCTAAACAACCACAGGTAGAAAATGCACTAAGTCAAAAAGCTGGTGTAAGTTCTGATACTGTTGCTACTATTTTAAAAGTTGCTGCACCACTTTTAATGGGTGTTTTAGGTAAACAAGCAAGAAACGAAAATGTTGTTGAGTCTAACGGTATAGGAAATCTTTTAGGAGGTTTACTAGGAAGTGATGAAAACAGCAATAAAGAACAATCTTTAATAGAGTCTTTTTTAGACTCTGACGGAGATGGTAGTATTTTAGATGATGTTGCCGGTATGGTTCTTGGAGGAAGTAACAAAGGTGGTGGTTCTGGAATTGGAGGCCTTTTAGGCGGACTTTTTGGAAAATAA
- a CDS encoding DUF6787 family protein — protein MEKLKQRWGIDSNFAIVMILIVFALTGSSSLKIARPFLDFIGFTREIFPSDWYFSILYWTVRILIIFPIYQILLVAFGWLFGQFKFFWAFEKKMLSRLGFGRFFK, from the coding sequence ATGGAAAAATTAAAACAACGCTGGGGAATAGATTCTAATTTCGCCATTGTTATGATACTTATTGTATTTGCCCTAACAGGTTCTTCTTCTTTAAAAATTGCAAGACCTTTTCTGGACTTTATAGGCTTTACAAGAGAAATTTTCCCATCAGATTGGTATTTTTCAATTTTGTATTGGACAGTTCGTATACTAATTATATTTCCAATATATCAAATACTACTAGTTGCTTTTGGTTGGCTATTTGGTCAGTTCAAATTCTTTTGGGCTTTTGAAAAAAAGATGCTCTCTAGACTTGGTTTTGGTCGTTTTTTTAAATAA
- a CDS encoding SusD/RagB family nutrient-binding outer membrane lipoprotein yields MKTIKFLLFSSLILVQLISCTSDFEETNTDPNKLENITAGSAINPIIYSLAVRNANEARNNNFGLMQVFYRIDDLSGQPFLYDLRTDIGASLWRDYYKALTNIVEMEKAAVLEEKVNYQAVALTLKTYAFSILTDTFGDIPMTEALQAETGILFPKFSTQEEIYTQLLANLEQANNLYDTSVGMVYENDILFDNDVTKWQKFTNSLRLRLLLRISGKKDTYQEMVSILNNPSKYPVFTSNEDAAVLNVTGEAPNLSPWDRASDFGLFRYYGDFFIDNLNKFNDPRRSIYATPARGINDEDLGYIGQPIDFSNNPLPDNIASASGINQEQIIAPMIIPLMTYSEVEFIKAELAQKGYLTNAEIAYNNGVTAAIELWGAEVPSDYFNNSDAAYNNTLERIMLQKYYALYLTDYQSWFEHRRTGFPVLPTTDAMFNDKKMPSRFFYPIAASTLNSDNYQEAVNRIGGNEINVKVWWDNN; encoded by the coding sequence ATGAAAACTATAAAATTTTTACTTTTTTCAAGTTTAATCTTAGTGCAACTAATTTCTTGTACATCAGATTTTGAAGAAACAAATACAGATCCAAACAAACTAGAAAACATAACAGCTGGTAGCGCCATTAATCCAATTATTTATTCCTTAGCAGTACGTAATGCTAATGAAGCTCGTAATAACAATTTTGGCCTAATGCAGGTTTTTTATAGAATAGATGATTTATCTGGACAACCATTTTTATATGACTTAAGAACAGATATAGGAGCCTCTTTATGGAGAGATTATTACAAAGCGCTTACCAATATTGTAGAAATGGAAAAAGCTGCTGTATTAGAAGAAAAAGTAAACTACCAAGCGGTTGCTTTAACCTTAAAAACCTATGCTTTCTCTATACTAACAGATACTTTTGGTGATATTCCTATGACCGAAGCTTTACAAGCTGAAACTGGTATTCTTTTCCCTAAATTTAGTACACAAGAAGAAATATACACACAGTTATTAGCAAATTTAGAACAGGCTAATAATTTGTATGATACATCTGTGGGTATGGTTTATGAAAATGATATTCTTTTTGATAATGATGTAACTAAATGGCAAAAGTTTACAAACTCATTACGCTTACGCTTACTACTACGTATTTCTGGTAAAAAAGACACTTACCAAGAAATGGTTTCAATACTAAATAACCCTAGCAAATATCCTGTTTTTACTTCTAATGAAGATGCAGCTGTATTAAACGTAACAGGTGAAGCCCCTAATCTATCTCCTTGGGACAGAGCTTCAGATTTTGGTTTATTTAGGTATTATGGCGATTTTTTTATAGATAATTTAAACAAATTTAACGACCCGCGTAGAAGCATATACGCTACACCAGCAAGAGGTATAAATGATGAAGATTTAGGATACATTGGTCAACCTATAGATTTTAGTAATAATCCGTTACCAGACAATATTGCTAGTGCTTCTGGTATAAACCAAGAGCAAATAATAGCTCCAATGATTATTCCTCTTATGACATATTCAGAAGTAGAATTTATTAAAGCTGAACTAGCACAAAAAGGCTATTTAACTAATGCAGAAATTGCTTATAACAACGGTGTTACTGCTGCTATAGAATTATGGGGTGCAGAGGTTCCTAGTGACTATTTTAACAATTCAGATGCAGCTTACAATAATACGCTAGAACGCATAATGTTACAAAAATACTACGCTTTATATTTAACAGATTATCAATCTTGGTTTGAGCACAGAAGAACTGGGTTTCCTGTTTTGCCTACTACTGATGCTATGTTTAATGACAAAAAAATGCCAAGTCGCTTTTTCTATCCAATTGCTGCTAGTACTTTAAATAGCGACAATTACCAAGAAGCTGTAAACCGTATTGGAGGCAATGAAATTAATGTAAAAGTTTGGTGGGATAACAACTAA
- the serC gene encoding 3-phosphoserine/phosphohydroxythreonine transaminase, translated as MKKHNFSAGPCILPQEVLLKASEAVVDFNGSGLSLIEISHRSKDFVTVMETAQSLALEHLGLTDKGYKALFLQGGASMQFLMTAYNLLETKAGYLNTGTWSDKAIKEAKMFGEIVEVRSSKDKNYNYIPKNYMVPADLDYFHLTSNNTIFGTQIKEFPKTKVPVVCDMSSDIFSRKLDFSQFDLIYAGAQKNMGPAGTTLVVIKEDVLGKVTRQIPSMLNYQVHISKDSMFNTPPVFAVYTSMLTMQWLKDLGGIEAIEEINDKKAQLLYSEIDLNPLFKGFAEKADRSNMNATFNLTDEKLKETFDTMCKEAGINGINGHRSVGGYRASMYNALSLDSVGTLVDVMSDLERKA; from the coding sequence ATGAAAAAGCATAATTTTAGCGCAGGACCTTGTATTTTACCACAAGAAGTATTACTTAAAGCATCAGAAGCTGTTGTAGATTTTAATGGTTCTGGTTTATCGTTAATAGAAATATCTCACCGTAGTAAAGATTTTGTAACTGTTATGGAAACTGCACAATCTTTAGCATTAGAGCACTTAGGGTTAACAGACAAAGGATACAAAGCATTGTTTTTACAAGGTGGTGCTAGTATGCAGTTTTTAATGACTGCCTATAACTTATTAGAAACAAAGGCAGGCTACTTAAACACTGGTACTTGGAGTGATAAAGCTATTAAAGAAGCTAAAATGTTTGGTGAAATTGTAGAAGTAAGATCTTCTAAAGATAAAAACTACAACTACATACCTAAAAATTATATGGTTCCTGCAGATTTAGATTATTTTCATTTAACATCTAACAATACCATATTTGGAACACAAATTAAGGAGTTTCCTAAAACTAAAGTCCCTGTAGTTTGTGATATGAGTTCAGATATCTTTTCTCGTAAATTAGATTTCTCTCAGTTTGATTTAATCTATGCTGGGGCGCAAAAAAATATGGGCCCTGCTGGTACTACTTTAGTGGTTATAAAAGAAGATGTTCTGGGCAAAGTAACAAGACAAATACCTTCTATGTTAAACTACCAAGTACATATTAGTAAAGACAGTATGTTTAATACACCACCTGTTTTTGCTGTTTACACATCTATGTTAACAATGCAATGGCTAAAAGACCTTGGAGGTATAGAAGCTATTGAAGAAATAAACGATAAAAAAGCTCAGCTTTTATATTCCGAAATAGATTTAAACCCATTATTTAAAGGTTTTGCAGAAAAAGCAGACCGTTCTAATATGAATGCCACTTTTAATTTAACAGATGAAAAATTAAAAGAAACTTTTGATACTATGTGTAAAGAGGCTGGTATTAATGGTATTAATGGCCACAGATCTGTTGGCGGCTACAGAGCTTCTATGTACAATGCATTGTCTTTAGATAGCGTAGGTACTTTGGTAGATGTTATGAGCGACTTAGAAAGAAAAGCATAA
- a CDS encoding RNA polymerase sigma-70 factor: MLVNQNQFNEQLLLKEVYKGNINAYETIFNTYWKRLYLYAFKVYEDESLCEDIVQEVFINFWERRESLNVNKLENYLFKSVKYKMANAIRDLKFTNIHLSKLLDLPSDSSQENSVEYKELQQEINSVIATLPDKCKKVFIMSRFDDLTNAEIAEKLNLSIRTVETHISNAIKHLKNNLSTTSLYASIILMLT, from the coding sequence ATGCTAGTAAACCAAAATCAATTTAACGAACAACTGCTTTTAAAAGAAGTATATAAAGGCAATATAAATGCCTATGAGACTATATTTAACACATATTGGAAAAGACTTTATTTATACGCTTTTAAAGTTTACGAAGATGAGTCATTGTGTGAAGATATAGTACAAGAAGTTTTTATAAACTTTTGGGAACGCAGAGAAAGTTTAAATGTAAATAAACTAGAAAACTACCTTTTTAAATCTGTTAAATACAAAATGGCAAACGCCATTAGAGATTTAAAATTTACAAACATACACTTATCTAAGCTTTTAGATCTTCCATCAGACAGTTCTCAAGAAAACAGTGTAGAATATAAAGAACTCCAGCAAGAAATAAACTCTGTGATTGCTACACTACCCGATAAATGCAAAAAAGTATTTATTATGAGTAGGTTTGATGATCTTACAAATGCAGAAATAGCAGAAAAACTAAACTTATCTATACGCACTGTAGAAACGCATATTAGTAATGCTATTAAACACTTAAAAAATAATTTAAGCACCACTTCTCTTTACGCTAGCATTATTCTAATGTTAACTTAA